The DNA segment CCGGCCTGCGGCAACCATCCAGGGCGGATGCTTCCTCCTATGCCCCAAGTGCCGAAAATGTTGCGAAAACGAACACAGCCaacaaaagattaagaaaagatgatgaggatTCTAGTGATATTCCTGTGGCCAAGCGACCTAGAAATAATGTAACTAATGGTTTTGACGAAGACAGTAGAGACAGTGTTTCCAGTATTGTTAGTAATGAGTGTGCTAAGGTTACTAGTGGAAGTAGTGAGTGTAGCAAATCTAGACGAATAGCAAGCATAAATGCTGCTCTAAAGAGAAAGTCTACAGTCTCTGACACACTGAACACTACCAGCAACTCAGACCAGCTCCAGCAGAAAATGGCAGCCATCCCCGTGCCAGCCAAGGCTTGTAAAGTGAAAACCACATCTCAGATTGTAGCTGAACTGGCCGAGAGAAAAGGGGACAGCAAGCTGGCTGAGAGGGCGAGCAAGCTGGAGGAGCAACACGTTCGGGAGGTGACTAGTCCAGGGGCCGCGCTGGGTATGGGCCGGGGGACGGACAGTGCAGCTGTCACCCGTAACAAAATGGACCACCTGCAGCGGTACCTCAGTTCTCAGTCTGGTCCAGCATTTGAGGAGTACTCTGGGGGCAGGGATGAGGACCGCGACTCCATGTCCTCAGAGACTGAAGTGCAGGAATCCACAAGTACCCCGGCCTCCCCGTCGGCTGGCCCTGCTCATGTCCCCGTCCCTGTCACCACCCCAAGTAACCTGGACCTGCTGGGAGTGATGAACGGGGAGACAGCCGAGGAGATCCTTGCACGCCTTCCCCCGATTGACCCCAGCAGTGTGGTGTGGGACGACCCAGAGGATCAGACTgaagcacaagaacaagaagggagATCTGGGGAACACGACGAACAAGACTCGGGCAGTGAGTCGGAGGATGAGACGGAAAGGCTGGTGAGGAAATCTAAAAAGGTTCCCCCGGAGAAGGTGGGCTGCCTCCATTCTAGTAATTTGGACTGTCAGAACGGCAACTTTGACGTAGATGGAAAATTTCGGGAGTGGCACGAAGTATTAGTCAGGAAAGGCTACCAGGACGATCCTCTGATAGTGTTGCCTTATGTGATAACTGATTTTTGAAACACAAACTGTTTACAATGAACCTGGTGGCTGAGAGGTGTCAAGAGGCTACCTAAAATATTTGTACGTGGTTGTCAttcacttttacatttttctcaagCCATAGAACCATGTTAGTCTGTTTCTTGTTAGtctatttgtattttgtgtgtgtgatattcatttgtttcctttttgataACCTTCAAAAAATGTTGCTATATACATTAATATATAATTGAAAAGAATGGCATATGTTGATATTGCTTACCTTGCTTATGTTGCTTCAAGTTTTCTTTGAAGACAACCTGAAGAGATACAAGAGTTCTTAGGATTAAGTGTATACAGTGCCTCAATGCTGGTGGGGAGAGACCTCAGTACCTGCTGAAGACAGCTGCTTGCACCAGCCTGTACAGCTGCTTGGACCACACCTTTGTGTGGTGGTACTTCCTGCAGCACTCAAGTCTCTCCTCactcatttttattcatctatatgAAGAATCAGTACAGATGCCTTCAGTAACTTCCATATCCAAGCTGAAAGTGGTAGACATGAGGGTGCGAGTGCCCGCCGAGCATCGTGCCGGGAGGGACGTACCATTGTCTTGGCATTAGGAAGGATGGCCATATCCATTTTCCTGTCATTGCTCTGGTGTGAGGGTAGGGTAGTCATGTGTGAGTCCTGAGTTCCTGGGTCACTGGAGAGTGTTGGCATTACCTGCTGTTGTCacgttgcacacacacacacttctctttcACATCCACTAGTTAACTACAGGGTTATTCTTTTTAGTTTGTCTTGTTAAGGCTGCTTTAACTTTCTACAGTTAACCTTGAGAGATGAATGTGTGCACTGATAGCAAAGCAAGGTGATGCTTCACCTTCTCCAGACCCTAAATATCACATTGAGCCCCAGGTACAAGACCTTTCTTATTTGCCACAAAAAATTCTACCATATATGAGCTGTGATATCGACTGCATTGTTACCTTTACTTTTAAGTTCCATCAGATAAGT comes from the Scylla paramamosain isolate STU-SP2022 chromosome 45, ASM3559412v1, whole genome shotgun sequence genome and includes:
- the LOC135094522 gene encoding mediator of RNA polymerase II transcription subunit 26-like isoform X1, which gives rise to MFCGVCNIASNDWLCGETFNVRLMGLARGMCCVLAWTERSRGADDPGPIVTDMTACLELISKLERTPISKEVLESTRLGRHINNIRRKTNHQELYRRLKDLVRKWRKEVLADGVNGAAGSGPGPGLGGTAKGSGNGQPQPNSPSSLPSSGNTSPGVSAPTTPSTLVQRTRTASPTLTTAHSSRPLKPVSPALLRGRVLSPGLSLASTSPAITPPLAIPTRPRSRPQSPSVNPGLRQPSRADASSYAPSAENVAKTNTANKRLRKDDEDSSDIPVAKRPRNNVTNGFDEDSRDSVSSIVSNECAKVTSGSSECSKSRRIASINAALKRKSTVSDTLNTTSNSDQLQQKMAAIPVPAKACKVKTTSQIVAELAERKGDSKLAERASKLEEQHVREVTSPGAALGMGRGTDSAAVTRNKMDHLQRYLSSQSGPAFEEYSGGRDEDRDSMSSETEVQESTSTPASPSAGPAHVPVPVTTPSNLDLLGVMNGETAEEILARLPPIDPSSVVWDDPEDQTEAQEQEGRSGEHDEQDSGSESEDETERLVRKSKKVPPEKVGCLHSSNLDCQNGNFDVDGKFREWHEVLVRKGYQDDPLIVLPYVITDF
- the LOC135094522 gene encoding mediator of RNA polymerase II transcription subunit 26-like isoform X2, translated to MQRSIEEIKSRLLTCTDQDYNVTDMTACLELISKLERTPISKEVLESTRLGRHINNIRRKTNHQELYRRLKDLVRKWRKEVLADGVNGAAGSGPGPGLGGTAKGSGNGQPQPNSPSSLPSSGNTSPGVSAPTTPSTLVQRTRTASPTLTTAHSSRPLKPVSPALLRGRVLSPGLSLASTSPAITPPLAIPTRPRSRPQSPSVNPGLRQPSRADASSYAPSAENVAKTNTANKRLRKDDEDSSDIPVAKRPRNNVTNGFDEDSRDSVSSIVSNECAKVTSGSSECSKSRRIASINAALKRKSTVSDTLNTTSNSDQLQQKMAAIPVPAKACKVKTTSQIVAELAERKGDSKLAERASKLEEQHVREVTSPGAALGMGRGTDSAAVTRNKMDHLQRYLSSQSGPAFEEYSGGRDEDRDSMSSETEVQESTSTPASPSAGPAHVPVPVTTPSNLDLLGVMNGETAEEILARLPPIDPSSVVWDDPEDQTEAQEQEGRSGEHDEQDSGSESEDETERLVRKSKKVPPEKVGCLHSSNLDCQNGNFDVDGKFREWHEVLVRKGYQDDPLIVLPYVITDF
- the LOC135094522 gene encoding mediator of RNA polymerase II transcription subunit 26-like isoform X4, with translation MTACLELISKLERTPISKEVLESTRLGRHINNIRRKTNHQELYRRLKDLVRKWRKEVLADGVNGAAGSGPGPGLGGTAKGSGNGQPQPNSPSSLPSSGNTSPGVSAPTTPSTLVQRTRTASPTLTTAHSSRPLKPVSPALLRGRVLSPGLSLASTSPAITPPLAIPTRPRSRPQSPSVNPGLRQPSRADASSYAPSAENVAKTNTANKRLRKDDEDSSDIPVAKRPRNNVTNGFDEDSRDSVSSIVSNECAKVTSGSSECSKSRRIASINAALKRKSTVSDTLNTTSNSDQLQQKMAAIPVPAKACKVKTTSQIVAELAERKGDSKLAERASKLEEQHVREVTSPGAALGMGRGTDSAAVTRNKMDHLQRYLSSQSGPAFEEYSGGRDEDRDSMSSETEVQESTSTPASPSAGPAHVPVPVTTPSNLDLLGVMNGETAEEILARLPPIDPSSVVWDDPEDQTEAQEQEGRSGEHDEQDSGSESEDETERLVRKSKKVPPEKVGCLHSSNLDCQNGNFDVDGKFREWHEVLVRKGYQDDPLIVLPYVITDF
- the LOC135094522 gene encoding mediator of RNA polymerase II transcription subunit 26-like isoform X3, with the protein product MVIASLPCLAQVTDMTACLELISKLERTPISKEVLESTRLGRHINNIRRKTNHQELYRRLKDLVRKWRKEVLADGVNGAAGSGPGPGLGGTAKGSGNGQPQPNSPSSLPSSGNTSPGVSAPTTPSTLVQRTRTASPTLTTAHSSRPLKPVSPALLRGRVLSPGLSLASTSPAITPPLAIPTRPRSRPQSPSVNPGLRQPSRADASSYAPSAENVAKTNTANKRLRKDDEDSSDIPVAKRPRNNVTNGFDEDSRDSVSSIVSNECAKVTSGSSECSKSRRIASINAALKRKSTVSDTLNTTSNSDQLQQKMAAIPVPAKACKVKTTSQIVAELAERKGDSKLAERASKLEEQHVREVTSPGAALGMGRGTDSAAVTRNKMDHLQRYLSSQSGPAFEEYSGGRDEDRDSMSSETEVQESTSTPASPSAGPAHVPVPVTTPSNLDLLGVMNGETAEEILARLPPIDPSSVVWDDPEDQTEAQEQEGRSGEHDEQDSGSESEDETERLVRKSKKVPPEKVGCLHSSNLDCQNGNFDVDGKFREWHEVLVRKGYQDDPLIVLPYVITDF